The following proteins are encoded in a genomic region of Methylibium petroleiphilum PM1:
- a CDS encoding DUF1302 family protein, translating to MKNRQDTARRSGATPRAGQSRRLARAALAGGLAVCGLAQAQDAAAPVDPWKVDIYYENDTRFRGKDATGERVGLSKFRNTLQVEADKKLEGGWKFRSILRGSFDGVYRMNDDQYGRKAGGGVLLESQGGPPPVPHGSGIVNKGLVDGLGLVNNVFGFNSTNPAAPNYNPNEGLRLLGDRWHDVPNGGVEFATPVRPCDTDRRGCADFGGYGDKKRSELELPEFNERWDVIREAFVTNTVGLADGKQLFLKLGKQQVVWGRTDLFRVLDVINPVDYSRNNIYDELQDIRIPMWIAQAEYRMGPSESMQDRNLQLVWNFDKFRPNNLGQCGTANVILDAGCFFRGMKNLWDNGGTVANFANVGPGVLLATDFGPGQIGLRDVKLPNWSLKNTQLGLKYEGVSQDGLSFSLNALTYRSQLPSLRGGKGATNAFTGETRTDAQGGWPYLIAFDMHFPRVNLIGGSMDFEWQAAKAAVRVEAAFTNGEEFANTLKPQLYSKNKVFRSVVGFDRPTFVPFINPNRTTLFSAQLFYQHIFDHEFERGQFGPVGMPDWENNVIATLLMKAFLVNDRVSPQLITAYDVQARALVTSPQVDWIVTDKFKISFGGNFKLRNGDERWKFDDCRSCNPWAPFTAPFGDADPTTAYSRGLGGLEPLGRFRAGPIGSAWKENEIFLTARYQF from the coding sequence ATGAAGAACAGACAAGACACTGCGCGCCGAAGCGGCGCGACCCCCCGCGCGGGCCAGTCCCGCCGCCTCGCGCGCGCGGCGCTGGCCGGCGGCCTGGCCGTGTGCGGCCTGGCCCAGGCGCAGGACGCCGCCGCGCCGGTCGACCCCTGGAAGGTCGACATCTACTACGAGAACGACACCCGCTTCCGGGGCAAGGACGCGACCGGCGAGCGCGTCGGACTCTCCAAGTTCCGCAACACCCTGCAGGTCGAGGCCGACAAGAAGCTCGAAGGCGGCTGGAAGTTCCGCAGCATCCTGCGCGGCAGCTTCGACGGCGTCTACCGCATGAACGACGACCAGTACGGCCGCAAGGCCGGCGGCGGCGTGCTGCTCGAGTCCCAGGGCGGACCGCCCCCGGTGCCCCACGGCAGCGGCATCGTCAACAAGGGCCTGGTCGACGGCCTCGGGCTGGTCAACAACGTCTTCGGCTTCAACTCCACCAACCCCGCCGCACCCAACTACAACCCCAACGAAGGCCTGCGCCTGCTCGGTGACCGCTGGCACGACGTGCCCAACGGCGGGGTGGAGTTCGCCACCCCCGTGCGCCCCTGCGACACCGACCGGCGCGGCTGCGCCGACTTCGGCGGCTACGGCGACAAGAAGCGCAGCGAGCTCGAACTGCCCGAGTTCAACGAACGCTGGGACGTCATCCGCGAAGCCTTCGTCACCAACACCGTCGGCCTGGCCGACGGCAAGCAGCTCTTCCTCAAGCTCGGCAAGCAGCAGGTGGTGTGGGGCCGCACCGACCTGTTCCGCGTGCTCGACGTGATCAACCCGGTCGACTACTCGCGCAACAACATCTACGACGAACTCCAGGACATCCGCATCCCCATGTGGATCGCCCAGGCCGAGTACCGCATGGGCCCGAGCGAGAGCATGCAGGACCGCAACCTGCAGCTGGTGTGGAACTTCGACAAGTTCCGCCCCAACAACCTCGGCCAGTGCGGCACCGCCAACGTCATCCTCGACGCCGGCTGCTTCTTCCGCGGCATGAAGAACCTGTGGGACAACGGCGGCACGGTGGCCAACTTCGCCAACGTCGGCCCCGGCGTGCTGCTCGCCACCGACTTCGGCCCCGGCCAGATCGGCCTGCGCGACGTGAAGCTGCCCAACTGGAGCTTGAAGAACACCCAGCTCGGGCTGAAGTACGAGGGCGTGAGCCAGGACGGCCTGTCGTTCTCGCTCAACGCCTTGACCTACCGCTCGCAGCTGCCCTCGCTGCGCGGCGGCAAGGGCGCGACCAACGCCTTCACCGGCGAGACGCGCACCGACGCGCAGGGCGGCTGGCCCTACCTGATCGCCTTCGACATGCACTTCCCGCGCGTGAACCTCATCGGCGGCTCGATGGACTTCGAGTGGCAGGCGGCCAAGGCGGCGGTGCGGGTCGAGGCGGCCTTCACCAACGGCGAGGAGTTCGCCAACACCCTCAAGCCCCAGCTGTACTCGAAGAACAAGGTGTTCCGCTCGGTGGTCGGCTTCGACCGGCCCACCTTCGTGCCCTTCATCAACCCCAACCGCACCACGCTGTTCTCCGCGCAGCTGTTCTACCAGCACATCTTCGACCACGAGTTCGAGCGCGGCCAGTTCGGCCCGGTGGGCATGCCCGACTGGGAGAACAACGTCATCGCCACGCTGCTGATGAAGGCCTTCCTCGTCAACGACCGCGTCAGCCCGCAGCTGATCACGGCCTACGACGTGCAGGCCCGCGCGCTGGTCACGTCCCCGCAGGTCGACTGGATCGTCACCGACAAGTTCAAGATCAGCTTCGGGGGCAACTTCAAGCTGCGCAACGGCGACGAGCGCTGGAAGTTCGACGACTGCCGCTCGTGCAACCCGTGGGCGCCGTTCACCGCGCCCTTCGGTGACGCCGACCCCACCACCGCCTACTCGCGCGGCCTCGGCGGCCTCGAACCCCTCGGGCGCTTCCGCGCCGGCCCCATCGGCTCGGCATGGAAAGAAAACGAGATCTTCCTCACCGCAAGGTATCAGTTCTGA
- a CDS encoding DUF1329 domain-containing protein has product MKLKTLFTIGLPMIFAAGQAIALTDAEIDASFNPYQAGPTTSPGITPGMKIDKSNAQKFRDIIDPATYALIEQGKLEFPVEETHSIALHPNYIAATKKHSSQVKLGSATGTIEGYVAGRPFPGKPDKSDPRAGEKLAFNYKYAQIVGDSGRIYPFIWQYKDARSGKVERQLEFDFNFLSFKHRTTQLPTADIEPNPSKFYRGIYLKVLSPQDLKNTQLLIQRFDDDTKLDDSYLYLGFQRRVRRLATGQTTDSFLGSDLMIEDFEGYNGRVPDMDWKYVETKVMLLPVYRHSEWKKTEPRDQMGYGQVQFDGQAQCFQNIPWSLRVVHVIEGVPVESRNPIGKRILYMDAQTSIFPIINMYDRKGALWKRWAIGFSDSAYHAPANQAAGIAIYTSASMLDVQAQHCTTLQLRMISDPALSPPSIFSVQNLRGGD; this is encoded by the coding sequence ATGAAACTCAAGACGCTCTTCACGATCGGACTTCCCATGATCTTTGCTGCGGGCCAGGCCATCGCCTTGACCGACGCGGAGATCGATGCGTCGTTCAATCCCTATCAGGCCGGTCCGACCACCTCGCCCGGGATCACGCCCGGGATGAAGATCGACAAGTCCAATGCACAGAAATTCCGCGACATCATCGATCCGGCGACGTATGCGCTGATCGAGCAAGGGAAGCTCGAGTTCCCGGTCGAGGAAACACACTCCATCGCACTTCATCCGAACTACATCGCCGCCACGAAGAAGCATTCGTCCCAGGTCAAGCTCGGCAGCGCGACAGGCACGATCGAAGGCTACGTGGCCGGGCGCCCCTTCCCCGGCAAGCCTGACAAGTCGGATCCCCGTGCCGGCGAGAAGCTGGCATTCAACTACAAGTACGCGCAGATCGTCGGAGACAGCGGGCGAATCTATCCGTTCATCTGGCAATACAAGGACGCAAGAAGTGGAAAGGTCGAACGTCAGCTGGAGTTCGATTTCAACTTCCTGAGCTTCAAGCACAGGACCACGCAGCTCCCCACCGCGGACATCGAGCCAAATCCCTCGAAGTTCTATCGAGGGATCTACCTGAAGGTCCTGAGCCCGCAGGACCTGAAGAACACGCAGTTGCTGATCCAGCGTTTTGACGATGACACCAAGCTGGACGATTCGTACCTGTACCTCGGATTCCAGCGGCGTGTCCGTCGGCTGGCAACCGGGCAGACGACGGACTCCTTCCTCGGCTCCGATCTCATGATCGAGGACTTCGAGGGATACAACGGCCGCGTGCCCGACATGGATTGGAAGTACGTCGAGACCAAGGTGATGCTGCTGCCGGTCTATCGACACAGCGAGTGGAAGAAGACGGAACCACGAGACCAGATGGGCTACGGGCAGGTGCAGTTCGACGGTCAGGCCCAGTGCTTCCAGAACATCCCGTGGTCGCTGCGCGTCGTGCACGTCATCGAAGGCGTGCCCGTCGAATCTCGCAACCCCATCGGAAAGCGGATTCTCTACATGGATGCCCAGACATCCATCTTCCCGATCATCAACATGTACGACCGAAAGGGAGCGCTCTGGAAGCGCTGGGCCATCGGCTTCTCCGATTCGGCCTATCACGCGCCTGCGAACCAGGCGGCGGGGATCGCGATCTACACGTCGGCCTCCATGCTCGACGTTCAGGCGCAGCATTGCACGACTCTCCAGCTGCGGATGATCAGTGATCCTGCGCTGAGTCCCCCCTCCATCTTTTCGGTGCAGAACTTGCGCGGAGGAGATTGA
- a CDS encoding methyl-accepting chemotaxis protein, which produces MTVRTKLSLTFGGLSVLVLFVAGLAMKSLAEEHDQFVDYVHGVNARAQAAADVRAAVDRRAIAARNLVLVRKAEDLAAEQNSVVAAHEAVQANLGTLNQLVTRAADLPETARSLVAEMNRIKAAYGPVALEIVRLAAAGQHDAAIARMNADCRPLLAALVKASDDYRDYTLSRAVQLTETAEADYLLHRNLLILGCVIAFLSAAVSGTLITRSLTRALGAEPGQLGTVAQRVAQGDLSRVDGAADAPRGSVLASLGAMQASLADIVGRVRNSSDCIATGSAQIATGNADLSQRTEEQASNLQQTAASMEELTATVKQNADTARQATQLAGSASGAAAHGGSVVSEVVATMGAITESSRKISDIIGVIDGIAFQTNILALNAAVEAARAGEQGRGFAVVAGEVRNLAQRSAEAAKEIKALIEDSVEKVGTGSRLVNDAGQSMNEIVAQVQRMNDLISEISAASVEQSGGISQIGNAVNQLDQVTQQNAALVEESAAAAESLKHQAATLADLVSVFRIEGSLRTTSF; this is translated from the coding sequence ATGACCGTCCGCACCAAGCTGAGCCTGACCTTCGGCGGACTCTCGGTGCTCGTGCTGTTCGTTGCCGGACTGGCGATGAAGTCCCTCGCCGAGGAGCACGACCAGTTCGTCGACTACGTGCACGGCGTCAATGCCCGGGCACAGGCGGCAGCCGATGTGCGCGCAGCCGTGGACCGCCGCGCCATCGCGGCGCGCAACCTCGTGCTCGTCCGCAAGGCCGAGGATCTGGCCGCGGAACAGAATTCGGTGGTCGCGGCGCATGAAGCGGTGCAGGCGAACCTCGGGACGCTGAATCAGCTGGTGACCCGGGCCGCGGACCTGCCGGAGACGGCGCGCAGTCTCGTGGCCGAGATGAACCGCATCAAGGCAGCCTACGGGCCGGTCGCACTGGAGATCGTGAGGCTCGCCGCCGCCGGCCAGCACGACGCGGCCATCGCCCGCATGAATGCCGACTGCCGCCCGCTGCTGGCCGCGCTGGTCAAGGCATCCGACGACTACCGCGACTACACGCTGAGCCGCGCGGTGCAGCTCACCGAAACGGCCGAGGCCGACTACCTGCTGCACCGCAATCTGCTGATCCTCGGCTGCGTGATCGCCTTCCTGTCGGCCGCCGTGTCGGGCACGCTGATCACGCGCAGCCTGACCCGCGCGCTGGGGGCCGAACCGGGTCAACTGGGCACGGTGGCGCAACGCGTCGCCCAGGGCGACCTGAGCCGGGTGGACGGCGCCGCGGACGCACCGCGCGGCAGCGTGCTGGCCTCGCTCGGCGCCATGCAGGCCAGCCTGGCGGACATCGTGGGCCGGGTGCGCAACAGCAGCGACTGCATCGCCACCGGGTCGGCGCAGATCGCCACCGGCAACGCCGACCTGAGCCAGCGGACCGAGGAACAGGCGAGCAACCTGCAGCAGACAGCCGCCTCCATGGAGGAGCTGACCGCGACGGTGAAGCAGAACGCCGACACGGCACGCCAGGCCACGCAGCTCGCCGGCTCGGCCTCGGGCGCCGCGGCGCACGGCGGCAGCGTGGTGTCCGAGGTGGTGGCCACCATGGGCGCGATCACCGAATCGAGCCGCAAGATCTCCGACATCATCGGCGTGATCGACGGCATCGCGTTCCAGACCAACATCCTGGCGCTCAATGCGGCGGTGGAGGCTGCCCGCGCCGGCGAGCAGGGGCGCGGATTCGCGGTGGTGGCCGGTGAGGTGCGCAACCTGGCGCAGCGCAGCGCCGAGGCGGCCAAGGAGATCAAGGCCCTGATCGAGGACAGCGTCGAGAAGGTCGGCACCGGCTCTCGGCTGGTGAACGATGCCGGGCAGTCGATGAACGAGATCGTTGCCCAGGTCCAGCGCATGAACGACCTGATCAGCGAGATCAGCGCCGCCAGCGTCGAGCAGAGCGGCGGCATCAGCCAGATCGGCAACGCGGTCAACCAGCTCGATCAGGTCACGCAGCAGAACGCCGCGCTGGTGGAGGAAAGCGCGGCGGCGGCCGAGAGCCTGAAGCACCAAGCCGCCACGCTGGCCGATCTGGTCAGCGTGTTCAGGATCGAAGGCTCATTGCGAACCACGTCCTTCTGA